CGGGGTTGGTTTGCCGGTGGCGCGGGCGGTCCATGACGACGACGGGTCTCACCAGTTCTTCGATCGGGGGGCTTTAGCACCGCACAGCAAGAAAAGTGATTCTCTTGTTGAGTCTGATTCGGTGGCTTCTGCGGGTGGGTGGCGGGGGGTGAGGACGCCGTTTGATCAGTGGCAGCGGTTGGTGCGGGCTGATCCTGAGCGCGCTGCGGCGGTGTTGGCCGATGCCTCAAAGATGTTGGAGGCCACCGGTATCGGGGGGGAATGGGTTCAGCGGGCTTATGGCGGGCTTAGCGAGGGTGAGCGTCGGCTCAATACCCGGGCGTTGGCTCAGGTGTTGGTCCACCGAGTGCTCACCGGCCAGTCCTATCCCGGCGGTAAAGGAGGCGCCCGAGACCAACACGGCGACCACGACGATGCCGAGAACCCCGACCACGAACCCGGACCCAGTGGTCACGGCGACGACCACGAACCCGGACCCAGTGATCACGGCGACGACCACGAACCCGGACCTAGTAGTCACGGCGATGCACCCGGCCATGTCGAGTTCGGAGACTTCACGGTCTCCAAAAAAGGCGAGATCAAATTCCGGTTACGCAACCGGACTCATTACGTGGGAGTCCCTACGGACTACGCCAACGCAACGGTGCGGGCGCGGATTGTTGAGCATCATGACGTTGCGGTCGTTACGGTCTTTGACTCTGCGGGGAATCAGATAGGTCGATCTGTCACTATCAATCCCACCAGCGGCAGGACCCACCACACCACCCGTGATCCAAACAACCGAGTGTTAACGGTCAACGACAACGGCGTGGTCGGAATCTCGTTGAACGCACAGAATCATCAACTGATTGTCGGTAACACAAGGGCCCGCACCCGGGTGCGGGTGCGGATTGTTGAGCATGATCATGACGTTAGGGTCGTGACGGTTTTTGACTCTGAGGGAAAGCAGATAAATCAGCCTGTCACTATCGATCTCAACAGCGACATACGCAGCCACACCACCGGTCCGACCCGCGATCGAAGCAACCGGGAGTTAACGGTCAACCCCCAAGGCGTGATCTCAGTCTCGTTGAACGGAATAGGTCATCAAGTGGGTCTCGGTATAGACCACGCCGGCACCCGGGTGCGGGTGCGGATTGATAACCATGATCATGGCGTTAGGGTCGTGACGGTTTTTGACTCTAAGGGAAAGCAGATAAATGAATCTGTCACTATCGATCCCAAGAGCGGCAAGACCAGCCACAGCACTCGTCCGCGAGGGGGCGGTCCGGTGGGTGATGGCCGCGGTGGCGCGGTGGGTGAGGGCTCGGATGTGGTGGTGGGTGAGGGCTCGGATGTGGTGGTGGGTGAGGGTTCTGGTGTGAAGCGGGAGCGGCCGGGGTCGCCGCTTGTGGAGCCGGTGGCGGGGGTGGGTGCGTGGCATGAGCAGCCGCTGGATCAGTCCCGGACAGGGTTTCAGCGTCTACTCCCATGGCATGGCGATTTGACCGGTGATACGACCCAGTGGGAACCACCGCGTTTTGATGTGGATAACCAGTTGATTGTTCATCATCGGATGGAGCCGATCCCGTGGTTGGATGACGTGTTTCCGCTGCGGGATCTTGATGATCCGTTGGGGCGGGTCCATCGTGATTTTGCTGATGTCGACGGGTCAGTTCATCCGCGTGTGCAGGTGCAAAGTGTGCAACTGGGTTTCTCCGTTCGCGAGACGCAGCAACGACTGCGTGGTCTGCCGGCGGAGGCGGTGGAGGCCTTGCCCGCGGTGGTGCGGGCTGAATTGGAGCGGTTGATCAACAACTCGCGGCGGGGGGCGCCGCCTCCGCCGCCGGGAGTCAGGCGTACCGAGGTGCGCCAGTTGACGGCCGCCGACGTGCAACCCCATGAACAGGTTCTGATAGGCCAGTACGGTTTGTTCGCTACGCCTCAGGTGGGCACCGGGGGCCAGGGACAGATTTTGGGTATGTATTTGGGGGCGTTGCTTCATGGACCGGACGACCTAGAGCGAGCAGAGGACCTTCACCCGGGTGCCAGCCAGTACATGATGGATGCCGACGGTGGCTCCAGTCGCCGGGTGTCGTCCTATTCTGCTGATGGGGGCGGTAATAGCACTGCTTTTGCTAATACCGCGGTGTTGCCTTTTAGATCAGGCCAGACCCCTGCCCTGGATCGTGGTCGGGTTAATGCCGCGTTTGTTTCGTTTCGCGTCAACCTCACCGATAACCAGGGCAATCTCACCCATGAATATGTTCCGGTGCTGGTGGGATTTGACAACCTGCGCCCCGGGGACCAGGTGATTGTCAACTACGGTAACCGGTTCCAACTCGAGCCTTCCGCTCGTGCGCAACGCGCTGCACGGCGTGCAGCCGAGCCGGAACGCAAACGCATCAAAACAGAACACCCCGCCACCGACTCGATGGACACCGACCCCCCACCCCCACCACAGCCCCGACCCCGGCCAGCCCCAGACCCGGCCCCGGCCCCGGCCCCGGCCCCGGTGGCAGGGCCCTCCCACCCTCGGGGCCTCCCGCCGCAAGCACCTGCCGCCTCCTCACACCGACCCCCGCCGCCGTCGGGGGGTGGGCTGTTTCGGCGACCCGCCCCGGCACCGGCACCGGTGGCAGGGCCCTCCCACTCCCGAAACCTCCCCCCAGCACCGCAAACACCGGCCGCCTCCTCACACCGGCCCCCGCCGCCGTCGGGGGGTGGGCTGTTTCGGCGACCCGCCCCGCCACCGGTGACAGGGCCCTCCCACCCCCGAAACCTCCCCCCAGCACCGCAAACACCGGCCGCCTCCTCGCACCGGCCCCCGGCCCCGCCGCCGTCGGGGGGTGGGCTGTTTCGGCGACCCGCCCCGGCACCGCCTCCGGCCGCGGGGCCCTCCCACCCCCGAAACCTCCCACCGCAATCTGCCGCCTCCTCGCACCGGCCCCCGGCCCCGCCGGGGGGTGGGCTGTTTGGGCGACCCGCCCCGGCACCGCCCTCCGTCGCCGACCTCGCCCGACAATTCGCCCAGCCCGGTGGCCCCCCGGCAAACTTCTGGGAGCAACTTGCCCGTCACGCTGTGCAGGGACTGCCCGTCACCGCCGGATACGTCGACCAGCTTGCGGACTCCCTCCGCAGGCATATAGGCTCACACAGGCCCGAAGACCAGCCCGCCGCACTAGCGCGGTACGTTCAGCTCTGGCTGGAACAGGATCGACCAAATCTCCAATTCGAGGCAGTCTTGCGGCGCTTACGCGCCGCGGCCGGAGAGCTGCGCGCCGCCATCCTACGCCAATGAACACCCCCACAAACATCCCTCACGCCATCTCCACGTGAGCAGCCACCCGTCCGTAATTCATCAGATGAAAACGGACTAGTTGACTGGTTACCACCCATAGTTGACAGATACCAGGCACTACCCCACAGGGAAGTGCTTGCCGGCCTATTGGTGTATATGCAACAATAGTCGTCATGAGTGTTTTCCCGATGGAAGAGATCGTGGGTGAGTGCCTCGCGTTCCGCACCCGACTTCTCGGCCGGGCGATGACCGGCCTCTACGACGGCGCCTTGGAGGACCACGGCCTGAGCATCGCTCAGCTCAATCTCTTGGCGGCGCTGGGCAAGGTCGGTCCGTGCTCGCCGGCACGGTTGGGTGAGCTGCTGATGCTGGATCGATCCACGGTCAGCCGCAACCTGAGTCCATTGCGCAAGCAGGGCTGGGTGGGCGCGGTGTCTTCAGATGCCAAGGGGATTCGGGAGATCGAGCTGACGTCGTTGGGCCGCAAAAAGATCCACGCCGTGGTGCCCGCCTGGCGCCGAGCCCAGCAGCAGGCGGCCGCACTGCTTGGGACGCACGGAGTGAATGCGGTCAAGGCGCTGGCCAGCACAGTGGGGGACCTGCCGACCGATTGACAGCCACTCCTCGGACGAGTGGGAGCTTCAACTAACTAAATGTTGTATTTACACCAAAGGAGAATCACATGAAACGCGACTTCACCGATAAGGTCGTGCTGATCACCGGCGCCTCCAAAGGACTCGGCAAGGGCATCGCTTTGGAGTTCGCCAGGCGGGGCGCCGCGGTGGTCCTAGTTGCGCGATCGGCCGGCGCTCTCGAACAGCTCGCGCAGCAGATCCGCCTGCTGGGCGGCGATGCACTGGCGGTGCCGACCGACGTGACGTCGGCGGAGGAAGTCAGCGCGCTGGTGAGTAAAACGATGGACC
This Mycobacterium simiae DNA region includes the following protein-coding sequences:
- a CDS encoding MarR family winged helix-turn-helix transcriptional regulator encodes the protein MSVFPMEEIVGECLAFRTRLLGRAMTGLYDGALEDHGLSIAQLNLLAALGKVGPCSPARLGELLMLDRSTVSRNLSPLRKQGWVGAVSSDAKGIREIELTSLGRKKIHAVVPAWRRAQQQAAALLGTHGVNAVKALASTVGDLPTD